One segment of Mycobacterium spongiae DNA contains the following:
- a CDS encoding DUF3073 domain-containing protein: MGRGRAKAKQTKVARELKYSSPQTDFQRLQRELSGTGPGDSDELDGDTSDPSPNREDDWRP, translated from the coding sequence ATGGGCCGCGGCCGGGCTAAGGCAAAGCAGACCAAGGTTGCACGAGAACTGAAATACAGCTCCCCGCAGACCGACTTCCAGCGGCTTCAGCGCGAGCTGTCGGGTACAGGTCCCGGCGACTCCGACGAGTTGGACGGTGACACCTCCGACCCGTCCCCGAACCGCGAGGACGACTGGCGTCCCTAG
- a CDS encoding zinc-dependent alcohol dehydrogenase, with product MRAVLADIAIPRYLYTAAAQKLPRGRGKSAGWSSGGIMRMLHDEPTPRLPSAPGWVRLRPELSLICGSDVGLVHAKISPVLSAYYPETKQIPGHEFVAVVDEVGPGVSRVTEGDRVAVDIVMSCAQRGFDPPCRSCASGRPNVCERFDQPGVTGCAAVSLGFCRAHGGGFAEYAVAHESQLYPIGDLPSARAALTEPASIGLHSVLHWSGKGERAVIIGPGAIGLLTTAALRRLYPELNISVVSPGEFGSEWARKVGADRVLPAGPAAVTTLAEHDGGRLLHPTATPGSPSIPILEQGVDLVIDTIGAPETIDISLHMVRPKGMVVLAGAAGEQKMNWSMVWKREITVQGTTDAGPEPALGGRHTYEQVLEWLADPSYPVDGMVTHTYELGDWKRAFQTASNGPAAQAVRVGLRPNPDLALVS from the coding sequence ATGAGGGCCGTTCTCGCCGACATCGCCATACCCCGCTATCTGTACACCGCTGCCGCGCAAAAGCTTCCCCGCGGCCGCGGCAAGAGTGCCGGCTGGAGTTCGGGCGGAATTATGCGCATGCTGCATGACGAGCCCACCCCCAGGCTGCCTTCGGCGCCCGGATGGGTCCGACTACGCCCCGAGCTGTCATTGATCTGCGGGTCCGATGTTGGCCTCGTTCACGCGAAGATCTCGCCGGTGTTGTCCGCCTACTACCCGGAGACCAAGCAGATCCCCGGCCACGAGTTCGTCGCCGTCGTCGACGAGGTCGGGCCCGGGGTCAGTCGGGTGACCGAAGGCGACCGGGTCGCGGTGGACATCGTCATGAGCTGCGCGCAGCGCGGCTTTGACCCGCCGTGCCGCAGCTGCGCGTCCGGCAGGCCGAACGTGTGCGAGCGTTTTGACCAGCCCGGTGTAACCGGCTGCGCGGCGGTTTCCCTAGGCTTCTGTCGTGCGCACGGCGGAGGCTTTGCCGAATATGCCGTCGCGCACGAGTCCCAGCTGTACCCCATCGGGGACCTGCCGTCGGCACGTGCCGCGCTGACCGAGCCAGCCTCGATCGGCCTGCACAGCGTGCTGCACTGGAGCGGCAAGGGAGAACGTGCCGTCATCATCGGTCCCGGAGCCATCGGCCTGCTCACCACGGCCGCGCTGCGCCGCCTGTACCCGGAGCTCAACATCTCCGTGGTGAGTCCGGGAGAATTCGGTAGCGAATGGGCACGGAAGGTGGGCGCCGATCGTGTCCTGCCGGCCGGGCCCGCCGCGGTGACGACACTGGCCGAACACGATGGGGGACGCTTGCTCCATCCCACCGCGACACCGGGATCACCCAGCATCCCGATCCTCGAGCAGGGTGTTGACCTGGTCATCGACACCATCGGCGCACCGGAGACCATCGACATATCGCTGCACATGGTGCGCCCCAAGGGCATGGTGGTACTCGCGGGCGCCGCCGGCGAGCAGAAAATGAACTGGTCGATGGTATGGAAGCGAGAGATCACCGTCCAGGGCACCACCGACGCCGGGCCAGAACCTGCTCTGGGCGGGCGGCACACGTACGAGCAGGTGCTCGAGTGGCTCGCAGACCCCTCCTACCCGGTCGACGGCATGGTCACCCACACCTACGAGCTCGGTGACTGGAAGCGCGCCTTCCAGACCGCATCCAACGGGCCGGCGGCCCAAGCGGTCCGGGTCGGGCTTCGGCCCAATCCCGACCTTGCGCTGGTGTCCTGA
- the purM gene encoding phosphoribosylformylglycinamidine cyclo-ligase: protein MTDLAKSPGKGPGSRGITYASAGVDIEAGDRAIDLFKPLVSKATRPEVRGGLGGFAGLFALRSDYREPLLAASSDGVGTKLAVAQAMDKHDTVGLDLVAMVVDDLVVCGAEPLFLLDYIAVGRIVPERLNAIVAGIAEGCARAGCALLGGETAEHPGLIEPDHYDISATGVGVVEADDVLGPERVKPGDVIIAMGSSGLHSNGYSLVRKVLLEIDRMNLAGYVEEFGRTLGEELLEPTRIYAKDCLALTAETQVRTFCHVTGGGLAGNLQRVIPHGLVAEIDRGTWTPAPVFSMIAQRGRVNRAEMEKTFNMGVGMVAVVAPEDTDRALAILTARHLDCWVLGTVCKGGKEGPRAKLVGLHPRF, encoded by the coding sequence ATGACAGATCTCGCGAAGAGCCCCGGGAAAGGCCCAGGTAGTCGGGGCATCACCTACGCGTCGGCCGGGGTCGACATCGAAGCCGGTGACCGGGCTATCGACCTGTTCAAGCCGCTCGTGTCGAAGGCCACCCGACCGGAGGTGCGCGGTGGCTTGGGCGGCTTCGCTGGATTGTTCGCGCTGCGAAGCGATTACCGCGAACCGCTGCTGGCCGCATCCAGTGACGGCGTCGGGACCAAACTCGCGGTCGCGCAGGCAATGGATAAGCACGACACCGTCGGCCTCGACCTGGTCGCGATGGTGGTTGACGATCTGGTCGTTTGCGGGGCGGAGCCGCTGTTCCTCCTGGATTACATCGCCGTCGGCCGGATCGTGCCGGAACGGCTCAACGCGATCGTCGCCGGCATCGCCGAAGGCTGCGCCCGCGCGGGCTGCGCCCTGCTGGGCGGTGAAACCGCGGAGCACCCCGGTCTGATCGAGCCCGACCACTACGACATCTCCGCTACGGGCGTCGGTGTCGTCGAGGCGGACGACGTGCTGGGGCCCGAACGCGTCAAACCCGGCGACGTCATCATCGCGATGGGCTCCTCTGGTCTGCACTCCAACGGGTACTCGCTGGTCCGCAAGGTGTTGCTGGAGATCGACCGGATGAACCTCGCAGGTTACGTGGAGGAGTTCGGTCGCACGCTGGGCGAAGAGTTGCTGGAGCCCACACGGATCTACGCCAAAGACTGTCTGGCGCTGACGGCCGAAACCCAGGTCCGTACGTTTTGCCACGTCACCGGCGGCGGGTTGGCCGGCAACTTGCAGCGGGTCATTCCTCATGGCCTGGTCGCCGAGATCGACCGCGGTACCTGGACGCCCGCGCCGGTGTTTTCCATGATCGCCCAGCGCGGCCGCGTCAATCGCGCGGAAATGGAAAAGACGTTCAATATGGGCGTCGGCATGGTTGCCGTCGTTGCTCCCGAAGACACCGACCGCGCCTTGGCAATCCTGACCGCACGACACCTGGACTGTTGGGTCCTGGGAACCGTGTGTAAAGGCGGCAAAGAGGGCCCACGCGCCAAACTGGTTGGGCTGCACCCGAGATTCTAA
- a CDS encoding sterol carrier family protein encodes MAARHGADPAKTRQAVLAVADWLRDETHPVPDRDALAAAVRLTVRTLAGLAPGASVEVRIPPFAAVQCVPGPRHTRGTPPNVVETDPRTWLLVATGLLRLAEAEASGALSLSGPRAAEIDGWLPLVVLAEL; translated from the coding sequence ATGGCAGCGCGTCATGGTGCCGATCCGGCAAAGACTCGGCAAGCCGTGTTGGCCGTTGCCGATTGGTTGCGGGATGAGACGCATCCGGTGCCGGACCGCGACGCGCTGGCGGCTGCGGTCCGGCTCACGGTGCGCACGCTCGCTGGGCTGGCCCCCGGCGCCAGTGTCGAGGTCCGGATCCCACCATTTGCCGCGGTGCAATGCGTTCCCGGTCCGCGGCACACTCGTGGCACACCGCCCAACGTCGTGGAAACCGATCCGCGGACCTGGTTGCTGGTGGCCACCGGGCTGTTGCGGCTGGCCGAGGCGGAGGCCAGCGGCGCCCTGAGCCTGTCCGGCCCGCGGGCCGCAGAAATCGACGGTTGGCTGCCGCTCGTTGTCCTCGCTGAGCTTTAG
- a CDS encoding stealth family protein, with product MPKSYSRGGGRPAQRVPTPIIVTRRGKIARLESGLTPYEAQIEDLVFLRKLLNRANIPFLLIRNHKGRPILAVDIEQRPVVERNLTAACATEPMYAKTLDEKGLSPVLLANGQLSQSADPRIVRLYRRRIAPGGFRYGPAFGVELQFWAFEETLIHCPVENSLTRKVLPRNEISPTTVKLYGYKWPTFAGMFTPHASDVTFDIDLVFSWVDGSDPEFQARRAAQMSGYVVGEGDDAEARIRQIDELKYALRSVNMFAPWIRRIFIATDSTPPPWLAEHPTITIVPAEDHFSDRAALPTYNSHAVESQLHHIPGLSEHFLYSNDDMFFGRPLKASMFFSPGGVTKFIEAKTRIGLGANDPMRSGFENAARVNRQLLFERFGQYITRHLEHTAVPLRKSVLTEMEREFPEEFARTQASAFRSGTDISVTNSFYHYYALMTGRAVQQEKAKVRYVDTTSYSGLDLLPELRKRRGYDFFCLNDGSFPEVPATERTERVISFLERYFPIPAPWERVAADVSPSEVAVPMTPAPSQGG from the coding sequence ATGCCGAAGAGCTACTCGCGCGGTGGGGGTCGACCCGCGCAGCGCGTCCCTACCCCCATCATCGTCACCAGACGGGGCAAGATCGCGCGCCTGGAATCGGGCCTCACGCCCTATGAGGCCCAGATCGAAGATCTGGTGTTTCTGCGAAAGCTACTGAACCGTGCCAACATTCCCTTCCTGCTGATCCGCAACCACAAGGGTCGGCCCATTCTCGCTGTCGATATCGAACAGCGGCCCGTGGTCGAGCGCAACCTGACGGCCGCGTGTGCGACAGAACCGATGTACGCCAAGACCCTTGATGAGAAAGGGCTTTCCCCGGTCCTGCTGGCCAATGGCCAACTCTCGCAGTCGGCCGATCCCCGCATTGTGCGGTTGTATCGCCGAAGGATCGCTCCGGGCGGATTTCGCTACGGTCCCGCGTTCGGCGTCGAGCTGCAATTCTGGGCCTTCGAGGAGACCCTGATCCACTGCCCGGTGGAAAACTCCCTCACCCGCAAAGTGCTACCGCGGAACGAGATATCGCCGACAACGGTCAAGCTGTACGGCTACAAATGGCCGACGTTTGCGGGGATGTTCACACCGCATGCCAGCGACGTGACGTTCGACATCGATCTGGTGTTCTCCTGGGTCGACGGCAGTGATCCGGAATTTCAGGCGCGTCGTGCCGCGCAGATGTCGGGGTACGTGGTGGGTGAGGGCGACGACGCCGAAGCGCGGATCCGGCAGATTGACGAGTTGAAATACGCTCTGCGGTCAGTAAATATGTTTGCTCCGTGGATTCGCCGCATCTTCATTGCGACCGATTCCACCCCACCGCCCTGGCTGGCCGAGCATCCGACGATCACCATTGTTCCTGCCGAGGATCACTTTTCGGATCGGGCGGCGCTGCCGACCTACAACTCGCACGCGGTGGAGAGCCAGCTACACCACATCCCAGGACTGAGCGAGCATTTCCTGTACTCCAATGACGACATGTTTTTCGGCCGGCCGCTGAAGGCCAGTATGTTTTTCTCCCCGGGAGGTGTCACCAAGTTCATCGAGGCCAAGACCCGGATCGGGCTCGGCGCCAACGATCCCATGCGCAGTGGCTTTGAGAATGCGGCCCGAGTGAACCGCCAGCTGCTCTTCGAGCGCTTCGGGCAGTACATCACCCGCCACCTCGAGCACACGGCGGTTCCCCTCCGCAAGAGCGTGCTGACCGAGATGGAGCGGGAATTCCCCGAGGAATTCGCTCGCACCCAGGCCAGCGCATTCCGCTCGGGCACCGATATCTCGGTAACAAACTCCTTCTACCACTACTACGCGCTGATGACCGGACGCGCCGTTCAGCAGGAAAAGGCCAAGGTCCGCTACGTGGACACCACCAGCTATTCGGGTCTTGATCTGCTTCCCGAACTGCGGAAACGACGCGGTTACGACTTCTTCTGCCTCAACGACGGCAGCTTTCCCGAAGTCCCCGCGACCGAGCGCACCGAACGGGTTATCAGCTTCCTGGAGCGGTACTTCCCTATTCCCGCTCCCTGGGAGCGAGTCGCAGCCGACGTCAGTCCATCCGAGGTTGCGGTGCCGATGACGCCAGCACCATCGCAGGGTGGGTAA
- a CDS encoding phosphodiesterase codes for MHRLRAAEHPRPDYILLHISDTHLIGGDGSLYGAVDADGTLGELLDQLQHTGLRPDAIIFTGDLADTGEPEAYRKLRGMVEPVAKELGAQLVWVMGNHDDRAELRTSLLDEAPSMAPLDRVCMIDGLRIIVLDTSVPGHHYGELSDSQLGWLAEELETSTPHGTILALHHPPIPSVLDLAVTVELRDQARLGRVLRGSDVRAILAGHLHYSTTATFVGIPVSVASATCYTQDLTVAVGGTRGRDGAQGCNLVHVYPDTIVHSVIPLGGGHTVGTFVSPAQAKRQITESGIFIEPSQRDSLFTHPAMVLASSAPQPRMD; via the coding sequence GTGCACAGACTTAGGGCCGCGGAACACCCGCGGCCGGATTACATTCTTCTGCACATCAGCGACACCCACCTCATCGGCGGGGATGGGTCGCTCTACGGCGCCGTGGACGCCGATGGCACCCTGGGCGAGCTGCTTGACCAGCTGCAACACACCGGATTGCGCCCCGACGCGATCATCTTCACCGGCGATTTGGCCGACACCGGCGAACCGGAGGCGTATCGCAAACTCCGCGGCATGGTCGAGCCCGTTGCCAAGGAGCTGGGCGCTCAACTGGTCTGGGTGATGGGCAATCACGACGACCGGGCCGAATTGCGCACGTCGTTGCTCGACGAGGCCCCGTCGATGGCGCCGCTGGACCGGGTCTGCATGATCGACGGCCTGCGCATCATCGTCCTGGATACCTCGGTGCCGGGGCATCACTACGGCGAACTCAGCGACTCCCAATTGGGTTGGCTTGCTGAAGAATTAGAGACCTCCACGCCACACGGCACCATTCTGGCGCTCCATCACCCGCCGATTCCCAGTGTCTTGGACCTGGCCGTCACGGTCGAATTGCGCGACCAGGCCCGCCTGGGTCGGGTGCTGCGGGGTAGCGACGTTCGCGCCATCCTCGCCGGGCATCTGCACTACTCGACCACCGCGACCTTCGTCGGGATTCCGGTGTCGGTCGCTTCCGCCACCTGCTACACCCAAGACCTCACGGTTGCCGTCGGAGGAACGCGGGGCCGAGACGGTGCCCAGGGCTGCAACCTGGTGCACGTCTATCCGGACACCATTGTGCACTCCGTGATTCCGCTGGGCGGGGGCCACACGGTGGGTACCTTCGTTTCCCCGGCACAAGCCAAGCGGCAGATCACTGAGAGTGGGATCTTTATCGAGCCCTCGCAGCGTGATTCGCTGTTTACCCACCCTGCGATGGTGCTGGCGTCATCGGCACCGCAACCTCGGATGGACTGA
- the purF gene encoding amidophosphoribosyltransferase, whose product MTAQQPEQDLNSPREECGVFGVWAPGEEVAKLTYYGLYALQHRGQEAAGIAVADGSQVLVFKDLGLVSQVFDEQTLGAMRGHVAIGHCRYSTTGDTTWENAQPVFRNTAAGTGVALGHNGNLVNTGALAARAREAGLIGTRCPAPATTDSDILGALLAHGAADSTLEQAAVDLLPTVRGAFCLTFMDENTLYACRDPYGVRPLSLGRLDRGWVVASETAALDIVGASFVRDIEPGELLAIDADGVRSTRFANPTPKGCVFEYVYLARPDSTIAGRSVHATRLEIGRRLARECAVDADLVIGVPESGTPVAVGYAQESGITYGQGLMKNAYVGRTFIQPSQTIRQLGIRLKLNPLKEVIRGKRLIVVDDSIVRGNTQRALVRMLREAGAVEVHVRIASPPVKWPCFYGIDFPSPAELIANAVEDEGEMLEAVRHAINADTLGYLSLRGLIAATEQPVTRLCAACFDGTYPIELPSETALGKNVIEHMLATTARGATLGDLAADEVPIRG is encoded by the coding sequence GTGACCGCTCAGCAGCCCGAACAAGACCTGAATTCTCCTCGAGAAGAATGTGGCGTATTCGGGGTCTGGGCCCCGGGTGAAGAAGTCGCCAAGCTCACGTACTACGGCCTCTACGCGTTGCAGCATCGCGGCCAGGAGGCCGCGGGGATCGCAGTCGCCGATGGCTCTCAGGTGCTGGTTTTCAAAGACCTCGGGCTCGTCAGCCAGGTTTTCGACGAACAGACCTTGGGCGCCATGCGTGGCCATGTCGCCATCGGGCACTGCCGCTACTCGACCACCGGTGACACGACGTGGGAAAACGCCCAGCCAGTGTTCCGCAACACCGCCGCCGGCACCGGGGTTGCGTTGGGGCACAACGGGAATCTGGTGAATACCGGCGCGCTCGCCGCGCGCGCCCGCGAAGCCGGGTTGATCGGCACCCGCTGCCCGGCACCGGCGACGACGGACTCGGACATTCTGGGCGCGCTGCTGGCGCACGGTGCCGCCGATTCCACCTTGGAGCAAGCGGCGGTGGATCTGCTGCCAACCGTGCGCGGCGCGTTCTGCCTGACGTTCATGGACGAAAACACACTGTATGCGTGCCGCGACCCGTATGGAGTGCGGCCGCTGTCGCTGGGACGGCTGGACCGGGGCTGGGTGGTGGCCTCCGAAACCGCTGCCCTGGACATCGTCGGTGCCTCGTTCGTCCGTGACATCGAACCGGGGGAGTTGCTGGCGATCGACGCCGACGGCGTGCGGTCCACGCGCTTCGCCAACCCCACACCCAAGGGCTGCGTGTTCGAATACGTCTACCTGGCCCGCCCCGACAGCACCATCGCCGGTCGGTCGGTGCACGCAACCCGGCTGGAGATCGGTCGCCGCCTGGCCCGGGAATGCGCGGTCGACGCCGACTTGGTGATCGGCGTGCCCGAATCCGGCACGCCGGTCGCGGTCGGATACGCCCAGGAGTCCGGCATCACCTACGGGCAGGGCCTGATGAAGAACGCCTACGTCGGGCGTACGTTCATCCAGCCGTCGCAAACCATCCGTCAGCTCGGGATCCGGTTGAAGCTGAACCCGCTCAAAGAGGTGATCCGCGGCAAGCGACTCATCGTGGTCGACGACTCGATCGTGCGAGGCAATACTCAGCGCGCCCTGGTGCGAATGTTGCGCGAAGCCGGTGCGGTGGAGGTGCACGTGCGCATTGCGTCGCCGCCGGTGAAGTGGCCGTGCTTCTACGGCATCGATTTCCCGTCGCCCGCCGAGTTGATCGCCAACGCCGTTGAGGACGAGGGCGAGATGCTGGAGGCGGTGCGCCACGCCATTAATGCCGACACCCTCGGGTACCTCTCGCTACGCGGTTTGATCGCCGCTACCGAGCAACCGGTGACGAGGCTGTGTGCCGCCTGCTTCGATGGCACGTATCCGATCGAGCTGCCCAGTGAGACCGCGCTGGGCAAGAACGTCATCGAGCACATGCTTGCCACAACGGCACGCGGGGCCACCCTGGGCGATCTCGCGGCCGATGAAGTCCCGATCAGGGGCTGA